The Brevibacillus brevis genome contains a region encoding:
- a CDS encoding AAA family ATPase — protein MTSPEPNHKQWNYYEEMLRWLDIHLLRLLAVRAQQGDDYPLDQMRGVIVTEEEVVQLLEAAPPATQLWEAFTERVAACEERLDALHMQKAGSVPILAVADAFSLNRFELGCLFLCLAVELDRKYEKLFGYLLDDITCKSPTPELAMQLFCRTATERIEAWTAFTQKSKLGLLLLFTEADMGGSGSWLSRPLKLDERMLHFLTTKDGGDASLPPWQFWSLPDQELEPLVGESANHLQERFETLWETAGADSERLLLHLHGPAGVGKRHRVKHLFHQVRRPVLFIDAERLIREEAFSRRLQQVMREVQLRRGVLCLHQFEAFLTEDGQTAGRKQLVMDELESFSGPIAIVAKSQWKPENALGKRIWLEMEVPSPDETERRRLWETGSAEMSFSQEIDVGVLAGKFKLNAGQIHQALHRANEMAMQTKDRIITQTHLHEACFLQMRHALEKHAIRLRPKYSWDDLILPEEQLTLLRNACNQVTYRNVVLGEWGFERKLSYGKGVSMLFAGPPGTGKTMSAEVVANELGLELFKIDLSQVISKYIGETEKNLHHIFQEAKIGNAILFFDEADALFGKRSEVKDSHDKYANVETAYLLQKMEEYEGVSILATNLLQNFDEAFMRRINYVVKFPFPEPFYREEIWRSMFPADTPRAADIDFEFLASKLHIAGGGIKNVVLAASFLAASEGTPVSMSHLIAAAKQELKKTGKLLLKEDLGEYANK, from the coding sequence ATGACGAGTCCCGAACCGAATCACAAACAGTGGAACTATTACGAAGAAATGCTTCGATGGCTGGATATTCATCTGCTGCGCTTGCTGGCCGTGCGAGCGCAGCAGGGGGATGATTATCCGCTTGATCAAATGAGGGGGGTGATTGTCACAGAGGAAGAAGTGGTGCAATTGCTCGAGGCAGCCCCGCCAGCAACACAGCTATGGGAAGCTTTCACAGAGCGGGTGGCAGCATGCGAGGAACGACTTGATGCGCTGCACATGCAAAAAGCGGGTAGCGTACCGATTCTGGCAGTGGCAGACGCTTTTTCGCTTAACCGATTCGAGTTGGGATGTTTATTTCTTTGCCTGGCAGTCGAGCTGGATCGAAAGTACGAAAAGCTGTTTGGCTACCTCCTCGATGATATTACATGCAAGTCGCCTACTCCCGAATTGGCGATGCAGCTATTTTGCCGGACAGCGACCGAGAGAATAGAGGCATGGACTGCGTTCACGCAAAAAAGCAAGCTGGGGCTGCTGCTGCTTTTTACCGAGGCGGACATGGGGGGCAGCGGCTCTTGGCTCTCTAGGCCGCTCAAACTGGATGAACGTATGCTGCACTTTTTGACGACGAAGGATGGAGGGGATGCCAGTCTGCCTCCTTGGCAATTTTGGAGCTTGCCAGATCAAGAGTTGGAACCGTTGGTAGGGGAGAGCGCGAATCATTTGCAGGAGCGCTTCGAAACATTGTGGGAAACAGCAGGAGCAGATTCAGAGCGGCTTCTTCTGCATTTGCATGGTCCGGCTGGCGTTGGCAAAAGGCATCGAGTCAAGCATCTGTTTCATCAAGTCAGGCGACCCGTGCTGTTCATCGATGCAGAGCGCTTGATCCGGGAGGAAGCTTTTTCGCGCAGATTACAGCAGGTCATGCGGGAGGTGCAGCTGCGTCGGGGGGTGCTGTGCTTGCATCAGTTCGAGGCTTTTCTGACAGAAGATGGGCAAACAGCTGGGCGCAAGCAGCTGGTGATGGATGAACTCGAGAGCTTTTCAGGTCCCATTGCCATTGTGGCGAAAAGTCAATGGAAGCCGGAAAACGCCCTGGGGAAGCGGATTTGGCTGGAAATGGAGGTGCCTAGTCCAGATGAAACGGAAAGGAGGCGATTATGGGAGACGGGCAGTGCAGAAATGAGCTTTTCACAGGAGATTGACGTTGGTGTTTTGGCAGGGAAATTCAAGCTGAATGCCGGACAAATCCACCAAGCGCTTCACAGAGCAAATGAGATGGCGATGCAGACGAAAGACAGGATCATTACGCAAACGCACCTCCATGAAGCTTGCTTCCTGCAAATGAGACATGCGCTAGAAAAGCACGCCATACGCTTGAGACCCAAATACAGCTGGGACGATCTGATTTTGCCTGAGGAGCAACTGACTTTGTTGCGGAACGCCTGCAATCAGGTGACCTATCGAAATGTCGTTTTGGGAGAGTGGGGCTTTGAGCGAAAGCTTTCCTATGGCAAGGGCGTTAGCATGCTGTTTGCAGGTCCTCCGGGTACGGGCAAGACGATGTCGGCGGAAGTCGTGGCAAATGAACTGGGTCTGGAACTTTTTAAAATTGACCTGTCGCAGGTGATCAGCAAGTACATAGGGGAGACGGAAAAAAACCTCCACCACATTTTCCAAGAGGCGAAAATCGGCAATGCCATCCTCTTCTTCGATGAAGCCGATGCCCTTTTTGGCAAGCGCTCAGAAGTCAAAGATTCGCATGACAAATACGCGAATGTGGAAACAGCCTACTTGCTGCAAAAGATGGAGGAGTACGAGGGGGTCTCCATTTTGGCGACAAATCTCCTGCAAAATTTTGACGAGGCCTTCATGCGCAGAATCAACTACGTGGTGAAGTTTCCTTTTCCCGAACCATTCTATCGCGAAGAAATATGGCGCAGCATGTTCCCGGCCGATACGCCGCGAGCTGCTGACATCGATTTTGAGTTTCTAGCATCCAAGCTGCACATTGCTGGGGGCGGGATCAAAAATGTGGTTCTCGCTGCCTCTTTCTTGGCTGCATCGGAAGGCACGCCCGTCTCGATGAGTCATTTGATTGCGGCTGCGAAGCAGGAGTTAAAAAAGACGGGTAAGCTGCTATTGAAAGAGGATTTGGGGGAGTACGCCAATAAGTAG
- a CDS encoding DUF4255 domain-containing protein — MAEVGETLLALLRKEMTPEPISQPELIGLSSPAQPGDLALALFLYEIRESQERQHMMISEGTDQLRYPPMTVNLSYILTAHSPAEQHTRMLDEHRILGRAIQVLYDNAILRGDQLQGSLANMDTELRVVVEQPPVDKLIQLFPHVPYKLSIGYSVGPVHIDSTRVRSTKRVLERDIRIRGDGHG; from the coding sequence ATCGCTGAAGTAGGAGAGACGCTGCTCGCTCTTTTGCGAAAAGAAATGACGCCGGAGCCGATTAGCCAACCCGAGCTGATTGGTCTTAGCTCACCTGCCCAGCCAGGAGATTTGGCGTTAGCCTTGTTTTTATACGAAATCCGGGAAAGTCAGGAGAGGCAGCACATGATGATCAGTGAAGGTACTGATCAGTTGCGATATCCCCCCATGACGGTCAATCTATCCTACATATTGACCGCCCATTCCCCAGCAGAACAGCATACCCGCATGCTGGACGAGCATCGCATCCTCGGGCGTGCCATACAGGTTCTCTATGACAACGCCATTTTGCGTGGCGATCAGCTTCAAGGCTCCCTTGCCAACATGGATACAGAGCTACGTGTCGTCGTGGAGCAGCCTCCTGTTGATAAACTCATCCAACTCTTTCCACATGTTCCGTACAAGCTATCCATCGGCTACTCGGTAGGGCCGGTTCATATCGATTCCACCCGAGTTCGTTCAACGAAGCGCGTACTGGAACGGGATATTCGCATACGAGGGGATGGTCATGGTTAA
- a CDS encoding phage tail sheath subtilisin-like domain-containing protein — protein MPEYLSPGVYVEEFDSGPVPMEGASTSTAGFIGLAQKGPVAGLPELITGVNDFRKLFGSYLSENAFGEYRYLAYAVDHFFLNGGSRCYVMRVAPADAKPASNEGNSEGAVLRITAKNPGAWGNQIRVNLIPSSKAKTQIYEQLGEAPKYRVKNSAGFQPGDVVSFYDGDTKQYSEVVSSQDNVIELSAVLTGDVIDNNLLPVKILSTCEFTVQVFYNDEAEEFDKCSLNVSAANHVSKLLSKSNIVEVEAGAAPASPEIIPPFTVISGMAEETQSEGGKTEFGLYQISLAGGSDGSVANLSAGEYMGEDHGPGKRTGIQAFIDNDEVSIMAIPGVTDPNVQLALVAHCENLKSRFAILDIPRDKKKVSDVLTHRNIFDTQYAAIYNPWLQVFDPLDKRNIYIPPSGSMAGIYARSDNTRGVHKAPANEVVRGCTGLDCQYNTGEQDILNPKGVNLIRAFTGQGIRVWGARTMSSNGLWKYINVRRLFIFLEQSIKNGTNWVVFEPNDERLWARVQRTIDSFLTRVWRDGALMGSSPQEAFYIQIGRSTMTQDDIDNGRLICVIGVAPVKPAEFVIFRITQKTSDQQ, from the coding sequence ATGCCAGAGTACTTATCACCAGGGGTGTATGTCGAGGAGTTTGATAGTGGCCCCGTTCCCATGGAGGGAGCGAGTACGAGCACGGCGGGCTTTATCGGGCTGGCCCAAAAAGGACCCGTTGCGGGATTGCCTGAGCTGATTACAGGTGTCAATGATTTCCGCAAGTTGTTCGGTTCCTATTTGTCTGAAAATGCGTTTGGCGAATACCGCTATCTCGCCTATGCGGTGGATCATTTCTTTCTGAATGGAGGCTCCCGTTGCTATGTGATGCGGGTAGCGCCAGCAGATGCGAAGCCGGCTTCCAATGAAGGCAACAGCGAAGGGGCTGTCCTTCGGATTACGGCAAAAAACCCGGGGGCATGGGGAAATCAGATCCGCGTAAATTTGATTCCGTCGAGCAAGGCAAAAACGCAGATTTATGAGCAGCTAGGCGAGGCTCCCAAGTACCGTGTGAAAAACAGTGCAGGCTTTCAACCAGGTGATGTCGTTTCTTTCTATGACGGTGATACCAAGCAGTACAGCGAAGTGGTTTCATCCCAAGACAATGTGATCGAGCTGTCAGCCGTGCTTACAGGAGACGTCATCGATAACAATCTGCTGCCGGTCAAAATTCTCTCGACGTGCGAATTTACGGTGCAAGTCTTCTACAACGATGAGGCCGAAGAGTTCGACAAATGCTCGCTCAATGTCTCTGCTGCCAATCATGTCAGCAAGCTGTTGTCCAAGAGCAATATCGTAGAGGTCGAAGCGGGTGCTGCCCCAGCGAGCCCAGAAATCATCCCGCCTTTTACCGTTATTTCAGGGATGGCGGAAGAAACCCAATCCGAGGGCGGAAAGACGGAATTCGGTCTGTATCAAATCTCTTTGGCAGGGGGCAGCGACGGTTCTGTCGCCAATCTGTCAGCAGGCGAATACATGGGGGAGGACCATGGACCGGGAAAACGTACCGGAATCCAAGCCTTCATCGATAATGACGAAGTGAGCATTATGGCTATTCCTGGCGTGACAGACCCGAATGTGCAGCTCGCGCTTGTGGCCCATTGTGAAAACCTGAAAAGCCGCTTCGCCATCCTCGATATCCCACGCGACAAGAAAAAAGTAAGCGATGTGTTGACGCATCGCAATATTTTTGATACGCAATACGCTGCTATCTACAATCCTTGGCTGCAAGTGTTCGATCCGCTGGACAAGCGCAACATCTACATTCCGCCATCAGGCTCCATGGCTGGCATTTACGCACGCTCGGACAACACCCGCGGCGTCCATAAAGCCCCGGCAAACGAGGTCGTGCGCGGCTGCACAGGACTGGATTGCCAGTACAATACGGGCGAACAGGATATTTTGAATCCGAAGGGAGTCAACCTGATTCGCGCTTTTACGGGTCAAGGAATTCGTGTCTGGGGTGCGCGGACGATGTCATCCAATGGGCTATGGAAGTACATAAACGTACGCCGCCTGTTCATTTTCCTCGAACAATCGATCAAAAACGGGACAAACTGGGTGGTATTTGAGCCAAATGACGAGAGGCTGTGGGCCCGCGTCCAACGTACGATTGATTCTTTCCTGACGCGTGTCTGGCGAGATGGCGCGTTGATGGGCTCAAGCCCGCAGGAGGCCTTTTACATCCAGATCGGCAGAAGCACGATGACGCAGGATGACATCGACAATGGCAGATTGATCTGTGTGATTGGTGTAGCTCCTGTCAAACCGGCAGAGTTCGTCATCTTCCGTATTACGCAAAAAACATCTGATCAGCAATAA
- a CDS encoding phage tail protein, which produces MADRKDPYRKFRYRVEMDGIQQAGFSEVSGFDASVDVVEYREGNEVITPRKLPGLAKYGNITLKWGVTDSMDLYNWMQDTIQGKVARKTVTIIAINEAGDDVATWKVIEAWPTKYTAPDFNGTSSEVAIEQLEIAHEGMTRTK; this is translated from the coding sequence ATGGCAGATCGCAAGGATCCATACCGCAAGTTTCGGTATCGAGTAGAGATGGACGGCATTCAACAGGCTGGCTTCAGTGAGGTGTCGGGCTTTGATGCGTCTGTGGACGTAGTCGAGTATCGCGAAGGCAATGAGGTGATTACACCGCGCAAGCTCCCGGGCTTGGCGAAGTACGGGAATATCACGCTGAAATGGGGCGTGACGGATTCGATGGATTTGTACAACTGGATGCAGGACACCATCCAGGGCAAGGTCGCACGCAAAACGGTAACGATCATTGCCATCAATGAAGCCGGGGATGATGTCGCTACATGGAAGGTCATCGAAGCATGGCCGACCAAATACACGGCGCCTGATTTTAACGGTACGTCCTCAGAGGTAGCGATTGAGCAGCTGGAAATTGCTCACGAAGGAATGACACGGACGAAATAA
- a CDS encoding DUF6760 family protein: MSGYPVDKIYEEAAFIAYYFHWPHDEIMSMEHKERRRWCEEISAINRKQNDEPENVFDVFKRR, encoded by the coding sequence ATGAGTGGGTATCCCGTCGACAAGATCTATGAAGAAGCCGCCTTCATCGCCTACTATTTTCACTGGCCTCACGATGAGATCATGTCGATGGAACACAAGGAACGGCGGCGCTGGTGTGAGGAGATATCTGCCATTAATCGCAAGCAAAATGACGAACCCGAAAATGTTTTTGATGTGTTCAAGCGGAGGTGA
- a CDS encoding phage tail protein produces MFANENPYYTNLRFRVDFLPFGLEMDGIWVAGFSEVSGLAVETELEEYQEGGMNHFVHKLPKRSKFPNLVFKRGFVRSNELWRWYEDFHFGPPEKRKRKQGAIILMDPNGNDVGAWAFEGAYPVKWVGPEFRATHGEVAVETLEIVHHGLKSYF; encoded by the coding sequence GTGTTCGCCAATGAGAATCCGTATTACACCAACCTCCGATTCCGTGTAGACTTTCTTCCGTTTGGATTGGAGATGGATGGCATCTGGGTCGCTGGATTTAGTGAAGTGTCCGGTCTGGCTGTCGAAACAGAGCTGGAGGAATACCAAGAGGGCGGCATGAATCATTTCGTTCACAAGCTGCCGAAACGCAGCAAGTTTCCCAACCTCGTCTTCAAACGAGGGTTTGTGAGATCAAACGAGCTGTGGAGATGGTATGAGGACTTCCACTTCGGCCCGCCAGAAAAGCGCAAGCGCAAGCAGGGGGCAATCATTCTTATGGACCCAAACGGAAATGATGTGGGGGCTTGGGCATTTGAAGGGGCTTATCCGGTGAAATGGGTTGGACCGGAGTTCCGGGCCACGCATGGAGAAGTAGCCGTCGAGACATTGGAAATCGTGCACCACGGCTTAAAATCGTATTTTTAA